One Camelina sativa cultivar DH55 chromosome 3, Cs, whole genome shotgun sequence genomic window carries:
- the LOC104776440 gene encoding protein C2-DOMAIN ABA-RELATED 8, which translates to MENLIGLLRIRVRRGINLVSRDSNTSDPFVVITMGSQKLKTRGVKNSCNPEWNDELTLGINDPNQHVNLEVYDKDTFTSHDTMGDAEIDIKPFFEAQGTDVQEVSDRTEIRRVNPSGDNCLAEESRIIISNGKIVQDMILKLRNVESGAVEIQIEWINVPGSSDL; encoded by the exons ATGGAGAATCTGATTGGACTTCTTAGAATCAGAGTGAGAAGAGGGATTAATCTTGTTAGTCGTGACTCTAATACTAGCGACCCTTTCGTCGTCATAACCATGGGCTCTCAG AAACTGAAGACTCGTGGTGTGAAAAATAGCTGCAACCCTGAGTGGAACGATGAATTGACGCTTGGAATCAATGATCCTAATCAACATGTGAATCTC GAAGTGTATGATAAGGATACGTTCACCTCGCATGACACGATGGGAGATGCGGAGATAGACATCAAGCCTTTTTTTGAGGCTCAAGGAACGGATGTTCAAGAAGTCTCTGATAGAACCGAGATCCGTAGAGTGAATCCGAGTGGAGACAACTGCTTAGCTGAAGAGAGCAGAATCATCATCAGTAATGGAAAGATTGTCCAAGATATGATTCTCAAGCTGAGAAATGTAGAAAGCGGCGCGGTTGAAATTCAAATCGAGTGGATTAATGTTCCTGGTTCAAGCGATCTTTGA
- the LOC104778830 gene encoding protein RALF-like 3: protein MRGGAKRLILVATFVLFVFISIMNVESRRELGYPKQRLGEDRTNPYDPITPKCDPKNPQKCLPKQPANPYRRGCSKITRCQRDTG from the coding sequence ATGAGAGGAGGAGCAAAGAGGTTGATTCTCGTGGCAACATTCGTATTATTTGTGTTTATAAGCATCATGAATGTTGAATCTCGAAGGGAACTTGGATATCCAAAACAAAGACTTGGTGAAGACCGAACAAATCCGTATGATCCAATAACACCAAAATGTGATCCTAAAAATCCACAAAAGTGTTTACCAAAACAACCGGCAAATCCATACCGTCGTGGATGTTCAAAAATTACAAGATGCCAGCGTGATACTGGCTGA
- the LOC104776441 gene encoding uncharacterized protein LOC104776441 translates to MLLYKKKSQIVKGNRILISVTFLGSAGPIRFVANEGDLVAAVIDTALKCYAKEGRLPILGSDFKDFVLYCPLVGPGALLPWEAIGSLGVRNFMLCKKPEEKKKKKVEGDNGRSNFPINGARKGGAGGGRSFKAWINKSFSLKVSTH, encoded by the exons atgttgctttacaagaagaagagtcaGATCGTTAAAGGAAACAGGATCTTGATCAGCGTTACGTTTCTTGGTAGTGCTGGTCCGATCAGGTTCGTTGCTAATGAAGGTGATCTCGTCGCAGCTGTGATTGATACTGCTTTGAAATGTTACGCTAAAGAAGGTCGTTTGCCGATTCTTGGATCtgatttcaaagattttgttctCTATTGTCCATTGGTTGGACCTGGAG CTTTGCTTCCATGGGAAGCAATAGGGTCGTTGGGAGTGAGGAACTTTATGTTGTGTAAGAAaccagaggagaagaagaagaagaaggtggaagGAGACAATGGAAGATCGAATTTTCCGATTAATGGAGCTAGAAAAGGAGGAGCTGGTGGTGGAAGAAGCTTTAAGGCTTGGATTAACAAGTCTTTTAGTCTTAAAGTCTCAACTCATTAG